From Theileria annulata chromosome 1, complete sequence, *** SEQUENCING IN PROGRESS ***, one genomic window encodes:
- a CDS encoding uncharacterized protein (Tap821d03.p1c.C.cand.54 - score = 13.99;~Signal peptide predicted for TA17055 by SignalP 2.0 HMM (Signal peptide probability 0.993, signal anchor probability 0.001) with cleavage site probability 0.417 between residues 16 and 17) yields the protein MKYLLLVIFYLSSSWTLCYFEINLHNLEFNSNIRVRKHLGYTLDTTIITSIGRDKINRILDNCIVVWTGAGSEGVVEIFLREKNGNHLMMEIYSVNQDDVRKDYHFVFTRRCWLRTSFIQYQNLLRDLRLYSRPINEALGVVEDDYDAYSEFDRLFSKINNFIFTIHLIFTGSLHTVERDDESEEEAAITRVCCSAFSWLA from the coding sequence atgaaatatttgttacttgtaattttttatctaaGTTCGTCCTGGACTCTCTGCTACTTTGAGATTAATCTCCACAACCTGGAGTTTAATTCAAACATAAGGGTCAGGAAACACCTAGGGTACACTTTGGACACTACCATTATCACTTCGATTGGCAGGGACAAAATTAACAGAATCTTGGACAACTGCATCGTTGTTTGGACTGGCGCCGGCAGTGAGGGTGTCGTCGAGATTTTTTTGCGTGAGAAGAATGGAAACCACCTCATGATGGAGATATACTCTGTGAATCAGGACGATGTGCGCAAGGACTACCATTTCGTGTTCACTCGCAGGTGCTGGCTGAGGACTAGTTTCATTCAGTACCAGAATTTGCTTAGGGACCTACGGCTCTATTCTCGTCCTATTAACGAGGCTTTAGGGGTTGTTGAGGACGATTACGATGCCTATTCTGAGTTCGACCGTCTTTTCAGtaagattaataatttcatttttacaATTCACTTAATTTTTACAGGTTCATTGCACACTGTGGAAAGAGATGACGAAAGTGAAGAGGAAGCTGCGATAACCAGAGTTTGCTGTTCTGCTTTTAGCTGGTTAGCGTGA
- a CDS encoding merozoite-piroplasm surface antigen Tams1 (Tap821d03.p1c.cand.48 - score = 27.39;~SMART pfam:EMA (PF02408) at aa 1-280, E()=1.40e-191;~1 probable transmembrane helix predicted for TA17050 by TMHMM2.0 at aa 261-280;~Signal peptide predicted for TA17050 by SignalP 2.0 HMM (Signal peptide probability 0.995, signal anchor probability 0.002) with cleavage site probability 0.953 between residues 22 and 23;~GPI-Anchor Signal predicted for TA17050 by DGPI v2.04 with cleavage site probability 1.1019999 near 247) has protein sequence MLSRTTLKFLYLSFFVISSVNAANEDEKKKEEKKDVVLDVTLTSCENVTFKNVDSNTTELTVADGYRFKTLKVGDKTLFNVDTSKHTPVQAFKLKHESDEWFRLNLHPAQPKMFKKKGDKEYSEVKFETYYDDVLFKGKSAKELDASKFEDTSLFTSSAFGTGKMYTFKKEFKPSKVTFDKKEVGKPNNAKYLEVVVFVGSDSKKFVKLYYFYTGDSRLKETYFELKDDKWVQMTQADANKALNAMNSSWSTDYKPVVDKFSPLAVFASVLIVFSSVLYFL, from the coding sequence aTGTTGTCCAGGACCACCCTCAAGTTCTTATATTTGAGCTTCTTCGTTATCTCATCCGTTAATGCTGCAAATGAGGATGAAAAGAAAAAGGAGGAAAAAAAAGATGTTGTTCTTGATGTTACTCTCACTTCATGTGAGAATGTAACCTTTAAAAACGTCGACTCTAACACCACTGAGTTAACTGTCGCGGATGGCTACCGTTTCAAGACCCTTAAGGTCGGAGACAAGACCTTGTTCAATGTTGACACCTCAAAACATACCCCAGTACAGGCATTCAAACTTAAGCATGAATCCGATGAGTGGTTCAGACTTAATCTTCACCCTGCCCAGCCAAAGATGTTCAAGAAGAAGGGAGACAAGGAATATTCTGAGGTCAAATTCGAGACCTACTACGATGATGTCTTGTTCAAGGGAAAATCCGCCAAGGAACTAGATGCTTCCAAGTTCGAAGATACATCTTTGTTCACCTCCTCCGCCTTCGGCACTGGAAAGATGTACACCTTTAAAAAGGAATTTAAACCTTCCAAAGTCACCTTCGACAAGAAAGAAGTCGGAAAACCAAACAATGCCAAGTATCTTGAAGTTGTTGTTTTTGTTGGTTCTGATTCCAAGAAGTTCGTCAAACTCTACTACTTCTATACCGGTGACTCAAGGTTGAAGGAGACCTACTTCGAGCTTAAGGACGATAAGTGGGTTCAAATGACACAGGCAGATGCAAACAAGGCCTTGAATGCCATGAACTCATCCTGGTCAACCGATTACAAACCAGTTGTCGACAAGTTCTCCCCCCTTGCAGTCTTCGCCTCAGTACTCATCGTCTTCTCATCAGTCCTTTACTTCCTTTAA
- a CDS encoding uncharacterized protein (Tap821d03.p1c.C.cand.55 - score = 31.14) produces the protein MSCPYPPSLSSECDVFEFNQSPSDITGPDFENFLQQILHPIYSPNYVKSATVLYPYQENPCIDSFRENLFNSKDTCFVVSNITLTSLLNLDFIVNYLVPKRLSVLNIYYNYKSKINFIISSKGVLTINLDLEVFRTIGLSNCNITHRNEDESVTLEINLLDTSYLKPHSRLYERLLFSLSKISPSTVIILSEILNSMDLNELRTSLKAGQEVTISPCRTNVEHFRVPLNHKEYSLKFFSENIEKLVEEQSHELNGSCGKRLKTDTDNDDLEHRYEKMESQREILVKVFSTLKKKPLKSKQVIKDMIHELNRKNLNEFSEKKTPIHNLISFIDHINLESLKVGSCNFSNSNDTDQQNAVNNTETYELLKLNNGIISNEYSFNLLKEAWVLLREVGLVIISLYYINGKKVGCESLSKGKVLGF, from the exons ATGAGCTGTCCTTACCCGCCTTCACTTTCATCAGAGTGTGATGTCTTTGAGTTTAATCAGTCTCCTTCAGATATTACCGGCCCggattttgaaaattttcttcagcAAATACTACACCCTATTTATTCTCCAAATTACGTAAAGAGT GCGACGGTCCTCTATCCCTACCAAGAGAATCCTTGCATTGATTCTTTTAGAGAGAATCTTTTTAATTCTAag GACACATGCTTTGTTGTTTCGAACATTACTCTGACGTCTTTGCTTAATTTGGACtttattgtaaattatttggttCCCAAAAGACTCTCcgttttaaatatatattataattataaatcgAAAATCAATTTCATAATAAGCTCCAAAGGGGTGTTAACAATCAAT cTTGATCTGGAAGTTTTCAGAACTATAGGATTGTCAAACTGTAATATAACACATCGCAACGAAG ATGAGTCTGTGActttggaaataaatttactgGACACATCGTATTTGAAACCTCATTCGAGGCTTTACGAACGTTTACTATTTAGTTTATCAAAGATATCGCCATCAACTGTGATCATTTTATCggaaattttaaactcTATGGATTTGAACGAGCTTAGAACATCTCTAAAGGCGGGTCAAGAGGTTACAATTTCTCCCTGTCGTACTAATGTTGAGCATTTTAGG GTCCCCCTGAACCACAAGGAATACTCTCTAAAGTTCTTTAGTGAAAACATTGAGAAGTTAGTTGAAGAACAGAGCCATGAATTAAACGGAAGTTGTGGAAAACGTCTTAAAACTGATACTGATAACGATGATTTGGAACATAGATATGAGAAAATGGAAAGTCAGAGAGAGATTTTGGTAAAGGTATTTAGCACATTGAAAAAGAAACCGTTAAAAAGCAAGCAAGTGATTAAGGACATGATCCACGAACTGAATAGGAAGAATTTAAACGAATTTTCAGAAAAGAAAACACCAATACACAACCTTATATCTTTCATAGATCACATAAACCTCGAAAGTCTCAAGGTTGGCTCCTGTAATTTCTCTAATTCAAACGATACCGATCAACAAAACGCAGTTAACAACACAGAAACATATGAGTtgttgaaattaaataatggtATAATATCAAACGAGTATTCATTTAATCTGTTAAAGGAAGCATG GGTGTTGCTGAGGGAGGTGGGACttgtaataatatcatTGTACTATATAAATGGGAAGAAGGTTGGATGTGAGTCACTTTCAAAAGGTAAAGTTTTAGGATTCTAA
- a CDS encoding uncharacterized protein (Tap821d03.p1c.cand.46 - score = 31.98;~SMART ZnF_NFX (SM00438) at aa 144-163, E()=0.00e+00) — protein sequence MDHSFSIDTCLYSKDDLSTANRKSSIESFIRYATEGSINKQIEQELGTTNNEELKSENKDDRKFTILKKCLDNLSKTIVSDTLSFLKEYFQIKDTFEYSVHTSIDTFHQDLSKVLDDSDRSQTRKDTFETNDLPSVDRNASKTCSIHPVSETCSIRELVPESEIEYELDPETLEKALLVFVDYSHKLATKAVEDNRHLFADKLICNIFRRLKQVYDRNYDNNYTNSLDSTGRYPLFNLSFNLPSGTPKSVRIRLEEMSKDPLFVNNLAERIIIFDIMNRFKMFDLTELCFKFNQRIIEELWHLSVHSVFSKTNYDVERLFQCRNSIFTTENADKFLYDKNLSSKIESFTDANLYPQVSVHSNYETKESNLENLPDLNSDDMSQDLNSPWLSYDSSRTFRDLGSSRDKWPEGLFVGSHDTLNYILRTNRLLNYERIDLLKGHFNLRKTEGSGFWVKETNKPLETFYFLEKNCVSIKVRGKLPCDIITALTIISQTELRLEWVSFLKDSQDLHTFSKTSRISRQASHSYIIRKYEYPVVGHKESLVYALSTNLLDEANCVIICCCNPPSNKKEFETVVKSMRKSGLEDTSGFISLDSKNNCTLSRYNISSSVPKRKNQKSGDICFLLFPYGENETLMEVYGNVTQEVKLVPMKFITFLIKKIMVGMIRKLANISKGFSETKFAQSMSSRSEFYDWMVKIYRDQKGSNPQLSTFDYDNYVYTYNPIAKKS from the exons atggatCACTCCTTTTCCATAGATACATGTCTGTACAGCAAGGATGATTTATCAACAGCTAACCGAAAAAGTTCTATAGAGTCCTTCATCCGTTACGCAACCGAAGGCtcaataaataaacaaatcGAACAGGAACTGGGAACAacaaataatgaagaaCTTAAAAGTGAAAACAAAGATGATCGAAAATTTACAATACTTAAGAAATGTCTGGACAATTTATCTAAAACCATCGTCTCCGACACTCTGTCCTTCCTCAAAGAATACTTCCAGATAAAGGACACTTTCGAGTATTCAGTACATACCAGCATAGATACATTTCACCAGGACCTATCCAAAGTTTTAGATGATA GTGACCGATCACAAACACGTAAGGACACTTTTGAAACAAATGACCTCCCAAGTGTTGATCGGAATGCTTCTAAAACATGTTCTATTCATCCAGTATCAGAGACTTGCAGCATTAGAGAACTTGTACCTGAATCTGAAATAGAGTATGAACTTGACCCTGAGACACTAGAAAAAGCTTTATTAGTATTTGTTGACTACAGCCACAAGTTAGCAACAAAAGCAGTTGAAGATAATCGGCATTTATTTGCAGATAAACTGATTTGCAACATTTTTAGGAGGTTGAAACAAGTTTATGATAGGAATTATGACAACAACTACACCAATTCCCTTGATTCCACAGGACGCTACCCACTTTTCAATTTGAGCTTTAATCTCCCTTCTGGGACCCCAAAGAGTGTAAGAATTAGGCTAGAAGAAATGTCGAAGGACCCTTTGTTTGTCAACAACTTGGCAGAGAggataattatttttgataTTATGAACAGGTTTAAAATGTTTGACTTGACAGAGCTATGCTTTAAGTTCAACCAACGAATAATCGAGGAATTGTGGCACTTATCGGTACATTCAGTATTTTCTAAAACTAATTATGATGTGGAAAGGCTATTTCAATGTAGAAACAGTATTTTTACCACAGAAAATGCCGATAAATTCCTTTACGATAAAAATCTATCTTCCAAGATAGAATCATTTACTGACGCAAATCTTTATCCTCAAGTGTCAGTCCACTCAAATTACGAAACCAAAGAATCCAATCTCGAAAACTTACCAGATTTGAATAGTGATGATATGAGTCAGGACCTTAACTCTCCATGGCTTAGCTATGATAGTTCCAGAACATTTAGGGACTTGGGTTCATCGAGGGACAAGTGGCCTGAAGGTCTTTTCGTGGGTTCCCACGATACTTTGAACTACATTCTGAGGACTAATCGTCTTTTAAACTATGAAAGAATTGATCTTCTAAAGGGTCATTTTAATCTCAGGAAGACTGAGGGTTCTGGATTCTGGGTTAAGGAGACCA ACAAACCCCTCGAAACCTTTTACTTTTTGGAAAAAAACTGTGTTTCAATAAAGGTCAGGGGCAAATTGCCTTGTGACATAATAACTGCTTTAACTATTATTTCACAGACCGAGTTAAGACTTGAGTGGGTTTCATTTTTGAAGGACAGTCAGGACCTACACACCTTTTCTAAAACTAGTCGTATTTCTAGACAGGCAAGCCACTCATATATAATACGAAA ATATGAATACCCTGTCGTTGGACATAAGGAGTCTCTTGTTTATGCCTTATCAACAAATCTTCTTGATGAGGCAAACTGCGTTATAATTTGTTGCTGCAATCCTCCCTCAAACAAGAAAGAATTCGAAACAGTCGTAAAGTCCATGAGGAAGAGTGGTCTTGAGGACACGAGCGGTTTTATTAGTCTGGACAGTAAGAACAACTGTACCTTATCCAGGTACAATATCAGCAGTAGTGTACCAAAAAGGAAGAACCAAAAGTCTGGCGATATTTGTTTCCTTCTCTTCCCCTACGGCGAGAATGAGACCTTAATGGAGGTTTATGGAAATGTAACTCAGGAGGTAAAACTCGTTCCTATGAAATTTATCACATTCCTCATCAAAAAGATCATGGTTGGCATGATCAGGAAGCTTGCGAACATCTCCAAGGGCTTCTCTGAGACGAAGTTCGCTCAATCAATGTCGTCCAGGTCTGAATTTTACGACTGGATGGTTAAGATTTACCGGGATCAGAAGGGTAGTAATCCTCAATTATCTACCTTCGATTATGATAACTACGTCTACACCTATAACCCTATCGCAAAGAAGAGCTAG
- a CDS encoding glutamyl-tRNA synthetase, putative (Tap821d03.p1c.cand.45 - score = 65.46;~SMART pfam:GST_C (PF00043) at aa 56-172, E()=1.90e-03; pfam:tRNA-synt_1c (PF00749) at aa 214-520, E()=4.20e-131; pfam:tRNA-synt-1c_C (PF03950) at aa 522-696, E()=1.90e-35) has protein sequence MYNKGSEQLVVNYSVQNPPYGAVILSSISKYLQKSDSSKVVFNLDNKLQNNEFSLNGDKFNEVDLLKNLCSVLPYCDKLLDVVNNSELEYWFKVLLSEKSKLAENKGNFTENDSYLENMNKHLAQRTYLIGHRLSLSDILHFSLLRRTCNVNSLKNKYPHLARWYNFISNVPGTSGCLNGYETPSSATYKKPFTKQEQQDNSYKGVLKGAKEGCVVTRFPPEPSGYLHIGHAKAALLNFYFAQKYRGKMLVRFDDTNPSKEKDEYVDSIMEDLESLGIKYDELSYTSDYFDTFQEYAVKLIKKGCCYCDDTDVETMRKQRGEGVESLARNNSVEKNLELFSEMLKGSEVGVKNCLRAKMDMTSKNKCLRDPVFYRCVTNVPHHRTGDKYKAYPTYEFACPIVDSLQGVSHSLRTNEYSDRIPLYYWVLEKCELRHVEVYEFSRMNFVRTTLSKRKLRWFVENKLVTGWDDPRMPTVKGILRRGLSVKALFEFILDQGPSKSVNLMEWDKLWAKNKQIIDPESPRYTAVVSDHVVLKVVNFQEPAVKTRPLHPKNPELGEIELVFGDQVMIEREDFNLIDQSEEVTLMKWGNAFVDKANLQLKLNLQGDFKLTKKKIHWLPVKTTKTAVDCDLVEYGHLLKVDKVDSEILGDDDNNMKEFLEPQTEWVTKALGEWALSNLKKGTVLQLERKGYYIVDQPHDSGRLVLVQIPDGKAAKPKQKKCFNIT, from the exons atgtataataaagGTTCAGAACAACTAGTTGTAAACTATTCTGTACAGAACCCACCCTACGGAGCAGTTATTCTATCAAGCATATCGAAATACCTACAGAAATCTGATTCTTCCAAAGtagtttttaatttagataaCAAGTTGCAAAATAATGAGTTCTCACTAAACGGGGATAAGTTTAATGAAGTTGATTTGTTGAAAAACCTTTGTTCTGTGCTTCCATATTGCGATAAACTGCTAGATGTTGTAAACAACTCAGAGCTGGAATATTGGTTTAAAGTTTTATTATCagaaaaatcaaaattagCGGAAAATAAAGGAAATTTTACAGAAAATGATAGTTATTTggaaaatatgaataaacATTTGGCACAAAGAACGTATTTAATAGGCCATAGATTATCTTTATCAGATATTTTACACTTTAGCCTGCTAAGAAG AACATGTAATGTAAACTCCCTTAAGAATAAGTACCCTCACCTGGCAAGATGGTATAACTTCATTTCAAATGTACCAG gaACTTCAGGATGCTTAAATGGATATGAAACACCGTCAAGCGCAACATATAAAAAGCCATTTACAAAACAAGAACAACAAGATAACTCATACAAAGGTGTCCTTAAAGGAGCAAAGGAAGGTTGCGTTGTCACCAGATTCCCTCCAGAACCGTCGGGATATTTGCATATTGGACACGCAAAGGCGGCACTGCTCAACTTCTACTTTGCTCAAAAGTACAGGGGGAAGATGCTTGTACGATTTGATGATACAAACCCATCTAAAGAAAAGGACGAATACGTGGACTCCATTATGGAGGACCTGGAGAGCTTGGGAATTAAATATGATGAATTGAGTTACACTTCAGACTATTTTGACACGTTCCAAGAATACGCAGTaaagttaataaaaaaag gCTGTTGTTATTGCGATGACACAGACGTTGAAACGATGAGGAAACAGAGAGGAGAAGGTGTTGAGTCTTTAGCAAGGAACAACTCAGTTGAGAAAAATTTAGAACTGTTTAGTGAAATGCTTAAG GGTAGTGAGGTTGGagtaaaaaattgtttaagGGCAAAGATGGACATGACCTCTAAGAACAAATGTTTGAGAGACCCAGTGTTTTACAGATGTGTTACTAATGTACCTCACCATAGAACTGGAGATAAGTACAAGGCATATCCAACTTACGAGTTTGCATGTCCGATTGTTGACTCACTTCAGGGAGTTTCCCACTCCCTGAGAACAAACGAGTATTCAGATAGGATACCGCTGTATTACTGGGTTCTTGAGAAATGTGAGCTTAGACATGTGGAGGTTTACGAGTTCAGCAGGATGAATTTCGTTAGAACAACACTTTCAAAAAGAAAACTTAGGTGGTTTGTGGAAAACAAACTAGTCACAGGATGGGATGACCCAAGAATGCCAACGGTCAAAGGAATACTTAGAAGAGGTTTATCGGTAAAAGCATTGTTTGAATTCATTTTGGATCAAGGACCATCAAAATCAGTCAATTTGATGGAGTGGGACAAATTGTGGGCGAAGAATAAACAGATTATAGACCCAGAATCGCCTAGATATACAGCTGTTGTTTCAGACCACGTTGTCCTCAAAGTAGTCAATTTCCAAGAACCAGCTGTTAAAACAAGGCCACTTCACCCCAAAAATCCAGAACTCGGAGAAATTGAACTGGTTTTCGGAGACCAAGTCATGATTGAAAGAGAAGATTTCAACTTAATTGACCAATCGGAAGAAGTTACATTAATGAAATGGGGAAATGCATTTGTAGATAAGGCTAATCTACAACTTAAATTAAACCTACAAGGAGATTTCAAGTTAACAAAGAAGAAAATACATTGGCTACCTGTGAAAACGACAAAGACA GCCGTTGACTGTGATTTGGTTGAATACGGACACTTGTTGAAGGTGGACAAAGTTGACTCAGAAATTTTGGGGGATGATGATAACAACATGAAAGAATTTTTGGAACCTCAAACTGAATGGGTCACAAAAGCTCTGGGAGAATGGGCTTTATCTAACCTTAAAAAAG gAACGGTACTACAACTTGAGAGGAAGGGGTACTATATAGTTGACCAGCCACACGATTCAGGAAGATTAGTGTTAGTTCAAATCCCG GACGGTAAAGCCGCAAAACCCAAACAAAAGAAATGTTTCAACATCACTTAA
- a CDS encoding 3' exonuclease, exosome component, putative (Tap821d03.p1c.C.cand.56 - score = 21.14;~SMART pfam:RNase_PH (PF01138) at aa 15-135, E()=1.40e-06): protein MESSNDILMSDSFNELRPLEIKMSTSSTFSGSCIINLGNTIAKCLVNLPKISTKKASTEYGQFTLELTSNYLFHTPKYLETLKSHIIETFERHILLQNYPSQIIEAYIIVSNDDGGLLPALIMGMCLALIDCGIQVYDVISACSVCIFKDHDGNLVTGLDFNKTELSYYQSKDPYFTVVNLGYCCNLRNVAFLESKGNYSAEHIGKALEVAEVACNLISGELFKILKENHTWRCENSNFALQTEYIQPDVDLNK from the exons ATGGAATCTTCAAATGATATCTTAATGAGTGACTCGTTTAACGAGTTAAGGCCTTTAG AAATTAAGATGTCAACTTCCAGCACCTTCTCGGGCTcttgtattattaatttggGGAACACAATAGCTAAATGCTTAGTTAATTTACCAAAGATATCAACTAAAAAGGCCTCAACTGAATATGGCCAATTTACGCTTGAACTAACGTCAAACTATCTGTTTCACACCCCAAAGTATCTGGAAACACTAAAATCTCATATCATTGAAACGTTCGAAAGACATATTCTCTTACAAAATTACCCATCGCAAATCATTGAGGCATACATCATCGTTTCAAACGACGATGGAGGTCTCCTTCCTGCCCTTATCATGGGAATGTGCCTCGCGTTAATCGACTGCGGAATACAAGTGTACGATGTTATTTCGGCCTGTTCAGtg TGTATTTTTAAAGATCATGATGGAAACTTGGTAACTGGACTAGATTTTAACAAAACG GAACTATCTTATTACCAGTCAAAGGACCCTTACTTTACTGTTGTGAACCTGGGGTACTGCTGCAATTTACGCAATGTTGCATTTTTGGAATCAAAGGGGAATTATTCAGCGGAACATATCGGAAAA GCGTTGGAAGTTGCCGAGGTGGCCTGTAACTTAATTTCTGGAGAGTTATTTAAGATTTTAAAGGAAAACCACACATGGAGATGtgaaaattctaatttCGCATTACAAACAGAATATATTCAGCCTGATGtggatttaaataaataa
- a CDS encoding 60S ribosomal protein L2/L8, putative (Tap821d03.p1c.C.cand.57 - score = 21.90;~SMART pfam:Ribosomal_L2 (PF00181) at aa 11-90, E()=3.20e-22; pfam:Ribosomal_L2_C (PF03947) at aa 96-231, E()=6.70e-64): protein MGRVIRSQRKGRGSVFRAHTHKRKGAVKLRRLDYAETHGYIRGVVKDIVHDPGRGAPLAKVVFRNAYKYGLDRELFVAVEGLYTGQFVYFGSNASLAVGNCLPLGKMPEGTVVSCLEEKKGDRGRVAKTSGSYATVISHSDDGKTTRIRLPSGTRKTVSSAARGIVGVVAGGGRIDKPLLKAGVSYHKYKAKRNCWPKVRGVAMNPVEHPHGGGNHQHIGHPSTISRLAPPGQKVGLIAARRTGLLRGSKKKKFAKES, encoded by the exons ATGGGACGAGTTATTAGAA gTCAGAGGAAGGGAAGAGGCTCAGTGTTTAGAGCCCATACCCACAAGAGGAAGGGCGCAGTGAAGCTCAGACGCCTCGACTACGCAGAGACACATGGTTATATAAGAGGTGTTGTAAAGGATATAGTTCATGACCCAGGAAGAGGAGCTCCACTGGCTAAAGTAGTATTCAGGAATGCATACAAGTATGGCCTTGATAGAGAGTTGTTCGTAGCAGTTGAAGGACTTTATACAGGCCAATTTGTATACTTCGGATCAAACGCATCCTTGGCAGTAGGGAACTGCCTACCACTTGGAAAAATGCCAGAAGGTACAGTGGTAAGCTGCCTTGAAGAAAAGAAAGGTGATAGAGGGAGAGTAGCAAAGACATCAGGAAGTTATGCAACAGTAATTAGTCATTCTGATGATGGAAAAACTACTAGAATCAGACTCCCTTCAGGAACTAGGAAGACAGTTAGCTCAGCAGCTAGAGGTATTGTGGGAGTCGTTGCTGGTGGTGGAAGAATTGATAAGCCACTCCTTAAGGCTGGTGTATCCTATCACAAGTATAAAGCCAAGAGAAACTGCTGGCCTAAAGTTAGAGGTGTGGCAATGAACCCAGTCGAACATCCACATGGTGGTGGTAACCATCAGCACATTGGACATCCCTCAACCATTTCCAGACTTGCTCCACCAGGACAGAAAGTTGGTCTCATCGCCGCCAGAAGAACTGGTCTTCTACGTGGTAGTAAGAAAAAGAAGTTCGCTAAAGAATcttaa